A stretch of DNA from Spirosoma endbachense:
TTCGGCGGACGATTATCGTCGGTTATTGAACTGAACCTAAAAGATGGTAACCGCGAAAAACTCCACGGCGAAGGCGGTATTGGGCTTATTGCATCGAGACTTACCCTCGAAGGGCCATTAACGAGAAATAAAAAAACGGGCCAGCGTTCTGGGTCGTTTCTGCTATCGGGCCGTCGTACTTATCTGGATATTCTGGCCGCTCCACTGATCAATGCCGAAACGCGGGGACAAACGAAAATTGGGTATTATTTCTACGACCTTAATGCCAAGGCCAACTATGATCTAGGGGCCAAAGACAAACTTTATCTGAGTGGCTATTTTGGCCGCGACAAATTCCATTCCCGTGATAAAGTAGAAAATTCAGATACCGATTTGAGTTGGGGCAATGCCACCGGGACGTTGCGCTGGAACCATCTGTTCAACCAGAAGCTATTTTCAAATAGTTCGTTGATTTTCAGTGATTACAAGTTCCAAATTGCTTCCGTAGAGCGCGGAACGACTGATAATCAGCTTTATTCGCTCCAGTACAATTCCGGTATTCGTGATTTCTCCCTGAAATATGATCTCGATTATTACCCATCGCCTGAACATTCGGTAAGGGCAGGCCTACAAAGTACCTACCACCGATTTACACCCAGCGCGGTTGTTTTGCAGAACTCCGCCATCAGCCAGTTGACTAGTAATGTCAGTACAATCGACGTTGTCGAGTCGGGTGTTTATGCAGAGGATACCTGGCGTCCGTCCAGCCGTTGGCGCGTGAATGGCGGGTTACGATTCAGCTATTTCAAGCAGAAAGATGTTGGTTATTTTCGGCCGGAGCCTCGATTGTCGGGAGCTTTTATGATTAAATCCGATTTGTCGGTCAAGGCATCATATGCGCTCATGAATCAGTACGTTCATTTGCTGTCGAATACGGGTATTGGATTGCCTACCGACTTGTGGGTACCTACTACCGATCGGGTGAAGCCTCAACAATCGCAACAGGTTGCCATAGGTGTTGCTAAAGATTTTGTCGATAAAGGTTTAACGTTAACGGTGGAGGGCTATTACAAGGCGATGAACAACATCATTAATTATAAAGAAGGCGCCAGTTTTCTGTTAATTAATGACCCCACATCGGCAAACAGCGTTCGTTGGGAAGATAATGTTACAGCTGGGCGGGGCTGGTCGTATGGTGCTGAGTTTCTTTTGCAAAAAAAAATAGGCCGTTTTTCGGGCTGGACGGGCTATACACTCTCGTGGACGCAGTGGCAATTTGCCGAGCTAAACAACGGTCAATCATTTTATCCGCGCTATGATCGGCGGCACGATATTTCATTGGTTGGCATCTATGAACTAAACAAGCGCATCACGTTGTCGGCTACCTGGGTCTATGGTACAGGCAACGCGCTGACAATGCCACTTAGCCGATACAATGCCGACCGGCCAGGAATGTCGTTTTCATCTGTAGATGGCGGGAGTGGCCTGATTCAGGG
This window harbors:
- a CDS encoding TonB-dependent receptor is translated as MRLGLCGLISFLFFCHCTQGQNPSRRATISGYVREIGSQEALIGVNVYVPGTTTGTTTNTYGFYSLTLPMQDSLRLAYSFVGYETVLHTSQLRTSQTINIDLTPGQALAEVDVKAGPRGEKVSESAQMSTIDIPIAQVKKIPAFLGEKDVLKVIQLMPGVQKGSEGQTGIYVRGGGPDQNLVILDDAIVYNASHLFGFFSVFNGDAIKSVELIKGGFPARFGGRLSSVIELNLKDGNREKLHGEGGIGLIASRLTLEGPLTRNKKTGQRSGSFLLSGRRTYLDILAAPLINAETRGQTKIGYYFYDLNAKANYDLGAKDKLYLSGYFGRDKFHSRDKVENSDTDLSWGNATGTLRWNHLFNQKLFSNSSLIFSDYKFQIASVERGTTDNQLYSLQYNSGIRDFSLKYDLDYYPSPEHSVRAGLQSTYHRFTPSAVVLQNSAISQLTSNVSTIDVVESGVYAEDTWRPSSRWRVNGGLRFSYFKQKDVGYFRPEPRLSGAFMIKSDLSVKASYALMNQYVHLLSNTGIGLPTDLWVPTTDRVKPQQSQQVAIGVAKDFVDKGLTLTVEGYYKAMNNIINYKEGASFLLINDPTSANSVRWEDNVTAGRGWSYGAEFLLQKKIGRFSGWTGYTLSWTQWQFAELNNGQSFYPRYDRRHDISLVGIYELNKRITLSATWVYGTGNALTMPLSRYNADRPGMSFSSVDGGSGLIQGLFQNGRIVEDYGNQKNSFRAEAYHRFDVSIQFHKQKKHHERTWEVSFYNLYNRRNPYFYRLEAVNSTATDPGRTALFRYSVFPIVPSVSYNFKF